One genomic segment of Erythrolamprus reginae isolate rEryReg1 chromosome 2, rEryReg1.hap1, whole genome shotgun sequence includes these proteins:
- the PGAP4 gene encoding post-GPI attachment to proteins factor 4 codes for MARRKKPKDSRTADVTAMFSRRLLPWGRLCRWSSPSLQLLVLSMVTFGVIAPFTCRDLLYSYFYRRGWYLNSMTRHFLKQNQEEGLTALRYFERLQNTSEKLTKEALQPWLLITIITVQRSPELHYVLQVAARFHRLLRECGPSCQHHQLLLCNVEADPSSHQDAKLLATFFPLVNHYSGKENVDLFPNRFEKEKQDYTYCLEKSLKLYRPEYVLLVEDDTLPEEEFFPVLHHLLQTRFSKPHLRDALYIKLYHPERLQHYINPEPMRILEWLGLGMFSGSFLGFLYSWASSRSSLSWSIVLFFALYSMLLVELVGRHYLLELRRLAPSFYNIVPVTECCTPAMVFSAPSAHRVLGYMKEVHCHLGFAKDIALYSLLRTKGEQAFVVEPNLVRHVGLFSSVRINENPELL; via the coding sequence ATGGCACGCAGGAAAAAACCAAAGGACTCTCGAACTGCAGACGTGACAGCCATGTTCTCGCGCAGATTACTGCCTTGGGGCAGGCTATGCCGTTGGTCCAGCCCATCCCTGCAACTCCTTGTGTTGAGTATGGTGACCTTTGGTGTGATTGCTCCCTTCACTTGCCGGGACCTCCTGTATTCTTATTTCTACAGGCGCGGTTGGTACCTGAACTCGATGACCCGACATTTTTTAAAGCAGAACCAAGAGGAGGGTTTGACTGCTCTCCGTTACTTTGAGCGGCTGCAGAATACATCagagaagctgaccaaagagGCCTTGCAGCCATGGTTGCTGATTACCATCATTACCGTTCAAAGGAGCCCAGAACTCCACTATGTCCTTCAAGTAGCAGCCCGCTTTCACCGTCTGCTCCGGGAATGTGGCCCTTCTTGCCAGCACCATCAGCTTTTGCTCTGTAACGTAGAAGCAGATCCCAGCAGCCACCAGGATGCTAAGCTGCTTGCCACTTTCTTTCCTCTGGTGAACCATTACAGCGGTAAGGAAAATGTGGATCTTTTTCCAAACCGTTTTGAGAAGGAGAAGCAAGATTACACCTATTGCCTTGAGAAATCACTTAAGCTGTATAGACCGGAATATGTCCTGTTGGTGGAAGATGATACCCTCCCAGAAGAGGAGTTCTTTCCAGTCCTCCATCACTTGTTACAGACACGATTCTCCAAGCCCCATCTCCGAGATGCTCTCTATATCAAACTCTACCATCCAGAGAGACTTCAACATTATATCAATCCAGAACCCATGAGGATCCTGGAATGGCTCGGATTAGGCATGTTTTCAGGCTCCTTCTTGGGCTTTCTCTACTCATGGGCATCAAGCCGCTCCAGCCTTAGTTGgtccattgtgttgtttttcgcCCTGTACAGCATGCTGCTAGTAGAGCTGGTTGGGCGCCACTATCTCTTGGAGCTTCGACGCCTGGCGCCATCCTTCTACAATATTGTGCCTGTGACCGAATGCTGCACTCCAGCCATGGTGTTCTCTGCGCCTTCAGCACACCGTGTATTGGGTTACATGAAAGAAGTTCATTGTCACCTAGGTTTTGCCAAAGATATTGCTCTGTATTCACTGCTGCGTACCAAGGGCGAGCAAGCATTTGTTGTTGAGCCCAATCTGGTGAGACATGTGGGGTTGTTTTCCTCTGTCAGGATCAATGAAAACCCAGAGCTGCTTTGA